The Corallococcus exiguus DNA window ATGGATTCAAGGCAACCCGGCTTGCATGCCCCGACCAGTCCCGTGCAAAAGGCACGTCGCACACCCGGTCCGGGTCAAGGGAGTTCGAGCCATGGATGAAATCGTCGTTCAATTGAAGTCACTTGCCCTGACCGAAGCGCTCCCGCTGCTGCTCAAGGTCATTGGGGCGCTGTTCGTCTGGTTCATCGGGCGGACGGTCATCGCCGGCTTCCGCAAGGTGCTGGACATGGGCCTGCAGCGGCGGCAGCTGGACGCCACGCTGATCCGCTACGTCGGTTCGCTGTTCACCGGCACGCTCACGATAATGCTGATCGTCGGCATCCTGGGGCTGATGGGCGTGGAGACCACGTCCTTCGCCGCGTTGATCGCCGCCGCGGGTATCGCCATTGGCGCGGCCTGGTCCGGGCTGCTGGCCAACTTCGCCGCGGGCATCTTCCTGCTGGTGCTGCGCCCCTTCCGCGTGGGCGAAGAGATTGAAGCGGGCGGCGTCGTGGGCATCGTCCAGGAGATCGGCCTGTTCGTCACCACGCTCGACACGTCGGACAACGTGCGGATCGCCGTGGGCAACAACCAGATGTTCAGCGACAACATCATCAACTACAGCCACCACCCGTACCGCAAGATGACGGTGAAGGTGCCGCTGATGCACGGCGTGGACGTGCGGGTGCTTCAGCAGTCCCTGGTGGATCGCATGGCCACGGTGAAGGGCGTCCAGGAGAAGCCCGTGCCGCAGGTAGAGGTCGCGGAGTTCACGTTCCAGGGCCCCATCCTGGCGGTGTGCATCTTCTGCAAGCCCACCGAGTACAACGACACGCAGGCCAACGTGGGCGATGCCATCGCGGAGATCCTCCTGGCCGCGAACTACACCGTGCCCACGGCGGCCCTGCTGACCGCGCCGCCGCCGCAGCTGGCGAAGGCGGGCTGAAAACGCAGTCGGTGACGGGTGGCGAGCAGGCCGGCGTCCGGCCTGCTCCCCCTCCTGGCGGGAGGACGACCCCGCGAGCAGGCTCCCCTCTGAGCGACACCGTGAGTCCTTCCGGTGATGAGTTCGGGGATCCCGCCTCTTCCCATAAATACGCGAATTCATTCGCACTTCCGGCTGGGCGCCCCCATGACAGCTCGGTTGCCCACGGAATAGTGTGGCCAGTGCGGATTTGACCCACCCTCCGCTTCTCGCGAGAGAACGGCGCAGGGCGTCATCCCGGAATCAGCGGCAGGCCTTACTTCTCGCGAACGCCACCGCCCCGGGTGGCGCCCGCGATGGCGTCCCCGAGCGCGGAGTACATGAGATGAGCCAGGATCTGTCGAAGCGGATCGCGAACCTCTCACCGGAGAAGCGCGCAGAGCTGCTCAGGAAGATGGCCGCGCAGAAGGCCGTCGCCGGCAACTCCGTCCAAGGCCTCATCCCAGCACAGGACCGCACGCGCCCGCTGCCCCTGTCCTTCGCCCAGCAGCGCCTGTGGTTCATTGATCAGCTGCAGCCCGGCACGTCCCTCTACAACGTGCCCATGGCGGTGCGCCTGGAGGGCGCGCTCGACGTGGCCGCGCTGGAGCGCGCGCTGCGCGAAGTGGTGCGCCGACACGAAGTGCTTCGCACGACCTTCCGCGAGGACGAGTCCGGCCCCGTGCAGGTGGTGTCTCCGGAGCCGGCGCTCGCGCTGGAGCATCACGACTTCACCGGCTCGCCACCGGAAGCAGCGTGGCGCCTGGCCCGTGAAGCCGCGGCCCGGCCCTTCGACCTCGCGAAGGGCCCGCTGCTGCGCGCGCTGCTGCTGACGTCCGCGCCCAGGGAGCACCTGCTCGTGGTGGTGGTGCACCACATCGTCTCCGACGGTTGGTCCATGACGCTGCTGGTGCGCGAGGTGGCGCTCCACTACGGAGCCTTCGCGCGAGGACAGGCCGTGCCCCTGCCTCCGCTGGGTGTGCAGTACGCGGACTTCGGCGTCTGGCAGCGCGAGTGGATGCAGGGTCCCCGGCTGGAGAAGCAACTCGATTACTGGAAGCGGCAGCTGGCGGGAGTGCCCTCCGCTCTGGAGCTCCCCACGGACCTGCCCCGCCCCGCGGCCCGCAGTGGCCGGGGAGCACGGCATGAGCTCCTGCTGTCGCGCGAGCTGACGGAGGCGCTCAAGGCGCTGGCGCAACAGGAGGGCGCATCGCTCTTCATGGTGCTGCTGACGGGCTGGCAGGTGCTGCTGTCGCGCTATGCGGGGCAGGAGGACGTGACGGTGGGCTCGCCGGTGGCGGGCCGCACGCGCGGCGAGGTGGAGGGCCTCATCGGGCTGTTCGTCAACACGGTGGTGATGCGCACGCAGGTGGAGCCCTCCGCGTCCTTCCGCGCGCTGCTGCACCAGGTGCGGGAGACGGTCCTCGCGGCCCATGAGCACCAGGAGTTCCCCTTCGAGCGGCTGGTGGAGGAGCTGCGTCCGGAGCGCACCCAGGGGCGCACACCGTTCTTCCAGGTGATGCTCACGCTCCAGGCCTCCTTCCGCGGCGCGGCGTCCGTGGAGGGCGTGAAGCTGGAGGCGATGGAGCTGGACACGCTCACGTCGAAGTTCGACCTGATGCTCCAGGTGCTGGAGACGGAAGCGGGCCTCAAGGGCTTCCTCGAATACGACACCGACCTCTTCACCGCGCCCACCCTGGCGCGCATGGCGGAGCACCTGCGCGTGCTGATGGAGGGCGCCGTCCGCCGTCCGCACGAGGCCGTCTCCCGCCTGCCGCTGCTCACCGACACCGAGCGCCACGAGGTGCTCCTCTCCTGGCAGCCGCCCCGCCCTGCCCCGCTGCCGTGGAGCACGCAGCACGGCGCCTTCGAAGCCCAGGCGGACCTCACGCCGGACGCGGTCGCCGCCACGTTCGGGGACCAGTCGCTCACGTACGCGCAGCTGGAGGCACGGGCCTCGCGGCTGGCGCGCCACCTGCGTCGGCTGGGCGTGGGCACGGAGGTGCGGGTGGGCCTGTGCGTGGAGCGCTCGCTCGACATGCTGGTGGCGGTGCTCGCCGTGCTGAAGGCAGGGGGCACCTACGTGCCGCTGGATCCGGCGTTCCCCCCGGACCGCCTGGCGTACATGGTGGAGACGAGCGGGATGCCGGTGCTGGTGTCGCAGAGCTCGCTGGCGTCCATCCTGCCGCCGCATCCGGCGCGCGTGGTGTCGTTGGACGGAGACGCGGAGGCCATCGCGGCGGAGGACGGCACACCGCTGCGCGACGCGGTGCCACCGGAGGCCGTGGCGTACGTGCTCTTCACCTCCGGAAGCACCGGGCGTCCCAAGGGCGTGCAGGTGCCTCACGGTACGGTGGCGCGCTTCCTGGCGGCGTTGCGGGAGGCGACGGGCATGTCCTCGCAGGACGTGCTGGTGGCCGTCACCACGCTGTCGTTCGACATCGCGGTGCTGGAGCTGTTCCTGCCGTTGTCGGTGGGCGGGCAGGTCGTCATCGCGTCGCGGGACATCGCCGTGGACGGTTCGCGGCTGGCGGGGCTGCTGCGGCAGTGCGGGGCGACGGTTCTCCAGGCCACGCCCAGCACCTGGCGACTGCTCCTGGAGACGGACTGGCGAGGCCCGGAGCTGACGGCCCTCACCGGCGGCGAGGCCCTGCCGCGCGAGCTGGCCGAGTCGCTGCTCCAGCGCTGCCGCGTGCTGTGGAACGTGTACGGCCCCACGGAGACGACGGTGTGGTCCACCGCGCACGCGGTGGCGTCGGGCACGGGCAGCGTGCCGATTGGCCGGCCCATCTCCGGCACGCAGGTGTACGTGCTGGACAGCGGGTTGAACCCGGTGCCGCGCGGCGTGCCGGGTGAGTTGTTCATCGGCGGCGAGGGCGTCACCCGGGGCTACCTCCACCGTCCGGACCAGACGGCGGAGCGCTTCATCCCGGACGCGTACGGCGGCGTGCCGGGCCTGCGCGTGTACCGCACGGGCGACCGCGTGCGGTGGGCCGCCCACGGCGTGCTGGAGTACCTCAACCGCGTCGACAACCAGGTGAAGCTGCGCGGCTACCGCATCGAGCTGGGAGAGATTGAAGCGGTGCTGAGCCAGGCCCCGGGCGTGCGCGACGCCGCCGTGGTGGTGCGCGGCAACGGCGCCGACGCGCGCCTCGTGGGCTACGTGGTGGCGCGGCCCGGACAGGCGCTGGAGTCCCAGGCCCTGCGCGCGCTCATGAAGGAGCGGCTGCCCGAGTACATGGTGCCGTCCGCGCTGGTCGTGCTGGACGCGATGCCCCTGACGCCCAACGGCAAGGTGGACCGCAAGGCGCTGCCCGCGCCGGACGTGTCCACGGAAGCAGCACGCGAGTTCGTCGCGCCGCGCACGCCGATGGAGGCCCAGGTCGCGGAGCTCTACGCGTCGCTCCTCCATGTGCCGCGGGTGGGCGCCACCGACAGCTTCTTCGAGCTGGGAGGGCACTCGCTGCTGGCCACGCGGCTGACGTCGCGGTTGCGCACGGCGTACCAGGTGGACCTGCCCCTGCAGGCGCTTTTCGAGTCCCCTACCGTGGCGGAGCTGGCGGTGCGCATCGCGGCCTCGGCGAAGGATGCGCGCTTCGCCGGTCCGCCTCCGGTGGTGCCGGTGCCGCGCAATCGGAACCTGCCCACGTCCTTCGCGCAGCAGCGCATCTGGGTGATGGAGCAGTTCGATCCGGGCTCGGCCGCGTACAACATGCCGTTCTCGCTGCGGCTGACCGGGGCGCTGAACCTGGAGGCCCTGCGCCTGGCGCTGGAGCTGGTGGTGCACCGGCACGAAGCGCTGCGCACCACCTTCCAGCCGACCGAGGACGTGCCCGTGCAGGTCATCGTGCCGCCCGAGCCGCTGGTGCTGCCGGTGGTGGACCTGCGAGCGCTGTCTCCAGAGCAGCGCGAGGCGGAGGTGCTGCGCCGCACGGAGGCCGAGGTGCGGCACCCCTTCAATCTGGAATCGGGGCCGCTGCTGCGCGCGTCGGTGCTGGTGCTGGATGTGCATGAGCACCTGGTGCTGCTGACCATCCACCACGCCGTGTTCGACGGCTGGTCCATGAGCGTCCTCATGCGGGAGCTCTCGGAGGCCTACCGTGCCTTCGTCGCGGGGGCGAAGCCGGTGCTGCCGGTGCTGCCCTTCCAGTACGCGGACTTCGCGGTGTGGCAGCGCCAGTGGCTGTCGGGCGCGGAGCTGGAAAGGCAGATCGCCTGGTGGCGCCGCGAGATTGACGGAATGCCGTCCGTGCTGGAGCTGCCCACGGATCGTCCCCGCGGTCCACGAGGGGCGCATCCTGGCGCCCTGTTGCCGGTCGCCTTCCCCCTGGAGTTGTCGCGCGCCGTGGAGGCGCTCTGCACACGCGAGGGCCTCACGCCCTTCATGTTCCTGCTCGCCGCGCTCCAGGTGCTGATTGGCCGCTACTCCGGCCAGGACGACGTGAGCGTGGGGTCCTCCGTGGCGGGCCGCAACGACGCGGAGCTGGAGGGGCTGCTCGGGTACTTCATCAACACGCTCGTGCTCCGCACCCGGATGGGCGGCGAGCCCACGGTGCGGGAGCTGCTGAGCCGGGTGCGCACCACCACGCTGGGGGTGCTCGCGAACCAGAACCTGCCGTTCGAACAGCTCCAGCCAATGCGCGACCTGCGCGGGTCGCCGTTGTTCAACGTGCTGTTCCTCATGCAGAACATCCCGGAGGTGGACCTCTCGCTCGCGGGCGTGAAGGTGCAGGTCGAGGAGCGCATGGGCGCCTCCGCGAAGTTCGACCTCACTCTCTCCCTGTCGAGGACCGAGAAGGGCTTCACGGGAGAGTTGGAATACGACACCGACCTCTTCGACAGGTCGACCGTCGTGCGGATGATGCGGCACCTGCGGCTGCTCATGGAGGGCTTCGTCGCGCATCCGGACCGCCGCCTGTCGTCGGTGCAGTTGCTCGCGGGAGAGGAGCGCCAGCAGGTGCTGGTGGAGTGGAATGCGACGCGGGCGCCGTTCCCTGAAGCGTGCATGCACTCGCTCTTTGAAGAGCAGGTGCGCCGCGCTCCGGACGCGGTGGCCGCTGTATTCGAGGGGACGCAGCTGACGTACGCGCAGCTGGATGCGCGTGCCAATCAGCTCGCCCATGCCCTTCGCCGTCGTGGCGTGGGGCCCGAGGTCCGCGTTGCACTCAGTGTCGAGCGCTCCCTCGATGTCGTCATCGGTCTGCTGGGCATCCTGAAGGCCGGTGGTGCCTGGGTGCCCGTGGATCCGCTCCTACCTCGTGAGCGTCTGGCCTTCATGCTGGAGGACAGCGCGGCCCAGGTGCTCGTCACGCAGCAGCCGCTCGTGGACCGCTTCCCCGAAGCGCTGCATTCCCGCGCGCTCTGCCTGGATATGGAGCGCGAGTCCCTGGCCAAGGAGCCGACTAATGCGCCCGTGACGGGAGTGACGCCCGCGAACATGGCGTACCTCCTCTACACCTCGGGTAGCACGGGGACGCCCAAGGGCACGGCGGTGGAGCACCGCAGCGTCGCCAACCTCGTCACCCACGAAGCGGTGGCCTACGGCATTGGGCCCGGCAGCCGCGTGTTGCAGTTCGCCAGCCTCAGCTTCGACCTGTCCGTGGAGGAGATTTTCACCACGCTCTGCAACGGCGCCACGCTGGTGCTCGCACCGCTGGAGAAGCTGATGCCGGGCGCGCCGCTGCCCATGCTGCTGCGTGAGCAGGAGTTGAGTGTCGTCAGCCTCACCCCCGCGGCACTGGCAGCCACGTCGTCCGAGGGGCTGCCCAAGGTGCGCACCGTCATCTCCGGCGGCGAAGCCCTGCCCGCGGACGTCGTCGCGCGTTGGGCCCCGGGACGGCGCCTGCTCAATACCTACGGCCCCACCGAAGCCACCGTCATCGCCACCTTCGGTGAGGTGGTGGCGGATGGAGAAGTGCCGTCCATCGGCAAGCCGCTGGCGAACGTGCGCGTCTATGTGTTGGACCCGCACGGCCAGCCGGTGCCCGTGGGCGTGCGCGGTGAGTTGCACATCGGTGGCGTCGGAGTGGCACGTGGCTATGCGGGACGCCCGGGCCTCACCGCAGAGCGCTTCGTGCCGGACGCCTTCTCCGGTGAGGAAGGGGCTCGCCTCTACCGCACGGGCGACGTGGTGCGCTGGCGGGCTGACGGACAGCTGGACTTCGTCGGCCGCATCGACGCGCAGGTGAAGGTGCGGGGCTTCCGCATCGAGTTGGGTGAAGTCGAGAACGCCCTGCGCGCAACCCCCGCTGTGAAGGATGCCGTCGTCCTCGCGCGCGAGGATGCTCCGGGTGACAAGCGGTTGGTGGCCTACGTCGTGGGTGAGTCCCTCGACGTCACGGCCCTGCGCGCGCACCTCAAGCAGCACCTGCCCGAGTACATGGTGCCCGCGGCCTTCGTCCCTCTGGACGTGCTGCCGCTGACGTCCAACGGCAAGGTGGACCGCAAGGCGCTCCCTGCTCCGGACGTGAGCGCGCTTCGGGCTTCGCACGCCTACGAGGCTCCGGCGACACCGCTGGAGGAGAAGCTCGCGGCCCTCTGGAGCGAAGTGCTTCGCGTGCCCACTGTCGGCCGCACGGACAACTTCTTCGAGCTGGGTGGCCACTCGCTGCTCGCCACGCAGTTGGTGGCCCGAGTGCGTGCCGCGTTCGACGTGGAGCTGCCCCTCCGAGCCCTCTTCGAAGCCCCCACCATCGCGACACTCGCGGAGAAGTTGCAGCGCGTCTCTACCGGTACGCGCCTGCCTCCACTCACGCGTGTTCGCACCGAAGGTCCCCAGCCTCTCTCCTTCGCGCAGCAGCGTCTCTGGTTCCTCGACCAACTGGCGCCGGACGATGCTTCCTACAACCTCCCCGTCGCGCTGCGCCTCCTGGGCCGCCTGGACGTCGAGGCCCTGCGCCGCGCCTTCGAGGCGCTGGTGGTGCGGCACGAAGCGCTGCGCACCACCTTCTTTGAAGAAGAGGGCCAGCCCCTCCAGCGCATCCATGCCCCGGCCGCATGGGCGCTCCCTGTGCAGGACCTCTCGTCCCTCGATGAGTCCGCGCGCGAAGCGGAGACGCTGCGGCTTGCCACTCTGGAAGCCCGGCAGCCCTTCCATCTCGTCCATGGACCGCTGCTGCGCACCGCCCTCCTGCGATTGGCTGAAGAGACGCACGTCCTCCTCGTGACGATGCACCACATCGTCTCCGACGGCTGGTCCATGGGCGTCCTCGTGAAGGAATTGGCCACGAGCTACGCCGCATTCTCCGCGGGCCGTGAGCCGTCGCTCGCAGCACTGCCGGTGCAGTACGCGGACTTCGCCCTCTGGCAGCGCCAGTGGCTCCAGGGCGAGACGCTGGAGTCACAGCTCGGATACTGGAAGCGCCAGTTGACGGGTGCTCCCGCCGCACTGGAGCTGCCCACGGACCGTCCTCGTCCGGCCGTGCAGTCACGTCGCGGCGCCACGGTGCCCGTGCACTTCCCTTCGCAGCTGACGGACTCCCTTCGCAGCCTGGCTCAGCGGGAGGGCGCTACTCCCTTCATGCTGCTGCTCTCCGCATTCCAGCTGCTGCTCTCGCGCTACTCCGGCCAGGACGACATCAGCGTCGGCTCTCCCATCGCTGGACGTACTCACGCAGAGGCCGAAAGCCTCATCGGCTTCTTCGTCAACACCCTCGTCCTTCGCACGCAGGTCCAGCCTCAATCGACCTTCCGCCAGCTGCTGGCCCAGGTGAAGGCCACCACGCTCGGGGCCTATGAGCACCAGCACGTCCCCTTCGAGAAGCTGGTGGAGGTCCTCCAGCCCTCGCGTGACTTGAGCCGCAGCCCGCTCTTCCAAGTCATGCTCGTCCTGCAGAACGCACCCGCAGAAGCCCTGCGCGTGCCGGGCATGGCCTTCCAGCCCATCCCTCTGGAGGGCAACTCCTCCCGCTTCGATTTGGCCCTCACCCTCTTCGAGGTGCCTCAGGGCCTCACCGGCTTCCTCGAGTACAGCTCCGACCTCTTCGACGCCTCCACCGCCCAGCGCCTCATGGGCCACTTCGGCGTCCTTCTCTCCTCCCTCGCCGCCCAGCCCGACGCTCGCGTGTCCACGCTGGAGGTGATGACGGCGGCGGAGCGGCAGCATCTCCTCGTTGAGTGGAACGAGACTGATGTCGCCTTCCCGCGCGACACCTGCATCCACCACGTCGTCGCGGAGCACGCCCGACGTACGCCTGATGCTGTCGCCGTGCGCATGGGGGATCGAAGCATCAGCTACGCGGGCCTCGACGCCTGGGCCCATGGCCTTGCTGTCCAACTGCACGCGGCCGGTGTCTCCCGTGGCAGCCGCGTCGCCGTCCTCGCCGAGCGCTCTCCTGAGTTGGTGGCGGGCCTCCTCGCCGCACTCAAGGTGGGCGCCGCCTACGTCCCCGTCTCTCCCGGTGTCCCTCCGGAGCGTCTGGCTTTCATGCTGGAGGACTGCGGTGCTTCTGTCCTCCTCACCCAGCAGCACCTGCGCGACTCGCTGCCGCCCCTCTCCGCTCGCGTCCTCTCGCTTGAAGTGGAGACTGCGGCGCACCAGCAGCCGCTGCTGGAGATGCCCGTGGGCCCGGAGGACCTGGCCTACGTCATCTACACCTCCGGCAGCACCGGACGGCCCAAGGGCGTCGCTGTCCACCACCGCGCATTGATGAACCTCGTCTCCTGGCACCAGCGCACCTACGCGCTGACGCCCAAGGACTCCACGGCCCTCACCGCGGGCGTCGCCTTCGACGCTTCCACCTGGGAGGTGTGGCCTTCCCTCGCCTCTGGCGCCAGCCTCGTCGTCCCGCCCGAAGCCGTGCGTGCGGAGCCATCCCAGTTGCTTCAGTGGCTGGCCCGCGAAGCCATCACCACCTGCTTCATGCCGACGCCTCTGGCCGAAGCCGTGCTGCGTGAAGAGTGGCCTCGCCCCATCGCCCTGCGCGCACTGCTGACGGGCGGAGACGCCCTCCACCACGGGCCGCCTCCTTCATTCCCCGCTGCCCTCTTCAACCACTACGGGCCCACTGAGAGCACCGTCGTCGCCACCTTCACCCCCGTCGCTGCCTCCTCGCGCGACGACGGCACGCGGCCTCCCATCGGTCGCCCCATCGCCAACACCCGCACCTACGTCCTCGACGCCCACCTCCAGCCGGTGCCCGTGGGTGTCCCCGGTGAGCTCTTCCTCGCCAGTGAAGGCCTCGCCTGGGGCTACCTCGGCCAGCCGGCCCTGAGTGCCGAGCGCTTCATCCCGCACCCCTTCTCCTCCACGCCGGGTGCCCGCCTCTACCGCACCGGCGACGTCGTGCGCTGGCGCGCCGACGGCCAGCTGGACTACCTCCAGCGGCTCGACTTCCAGGTGAAGGTCCGCGGCTTCCGCATCGAGCTGGGCGAAATCGAAGCCTCCCTCCTCGCTCACGCTTCCGTGCGCGAAGCCGTCGTCCTCGCTCGTGAGGACGTCCCCGGGGACAAGCGCCTCGTCGCCTACGTCGTAGGTGAGGCGCTCGATGTCTCCGTCCTCCGCGCCCACCTCAAGCAGCACCTGCCCGAGTACATGGTGCCCGCCGCCTTCGTCCCCCTGGAGGCGTTGCCTCTCAACGCCAACGGCAAGGTGGATCGCAAGGCCCTCCCCGTCCCGGACGCCTCGCCGCTCGCGGACTTCGTCGCTCCTCGCGACGCCACCGAAGAGAAGCTCGCGGGCGTCTTCGTCCAGGTGCTGCGCGTGGAGCGCGTGGGCATCCACGACGACTTCTTCGCGCTCGGTGGCCACTCCCTGCTGGCCACCCAGCTCGTCTCTCGCATCCGCGCTACCTTCGATGCGGAGCTGCCTCTGCGCTCCCTCTTCGAAGCCCCTACCGTCGCCGCCCTTGCTGAGCGCCTGCGTACCGCCACGTCCGGCGCACGCCTGCCACCGCTCACTCGTGTCGCTCACGAAGGCCCGCCGCCACTGTCCTTCGCCCAGCAGCGCCTGTGGCTGCTGGACCAACTCCAGCCCGGCAGCGCCGCGTACAACATCCCCGCGGCCCTTCGGCTGAAGGGCCAGGTGGACATCGAATCCCTGCGCCGTGCGTTCGAAGCGCTGGTCGCCCGGCACGAGACGCTGCGCACCACGCTCGTCCAGCATCAGGGCCAGCCCGCGCAGCACATCCACGCGCCCACTGCGTGGACGATGCCTCTGCTCGACGTGTCCTCACTGCCCGATCCCCAGCGGGAAGAAGAGGCGCGGCGCCTCGCGAACGTGGAGGCCCTGCGCCCCTTCGACCTGGAAGCCGGTCCGCTGCTGCGCACGTCCCTGGTGCGCCTGGGCGATGCGGAGCACCTGCTCCTCGTGACGATGCACCACATCGTCTCCGACGGCTGGTCCATGGGCGTCCTCGTTCGTGAGCTCACGGCGCTCTATGCGGCGTTCCACGCGGATCAGGTGCCAGACCTCGCGCCGTTGCCCGTGCAGTACGCGGACTTCGCCGTCTGGCAGCAGGCATGGCTCCAGGGCGAAACACTGGAGGCCCAGCTCGCCTACTGGAAGGAGAAGCTCGCGGGTGCTCCCGCCGCGCTGGAGTTGCCCACGGACCGTCCGCGTCCGCCCGTGCAGTCACATCGGGGTTCAACGGTCCCCTTGCGGCTCGCGCGGCCCGTGTCCGATGCGCTCAAGGTCCTGGCCC harbors:
- a CDS encoding mechanosensitive ion channel family protein, giving the protein MDEIVVQLKSLALTEALPLLLKVIGALFVWFIGRTVIAGFRKVLDMGLQRRQLDATLIRYVGSLFTGTLTIMLIVGILGLMGVETTSFAALIAAAGIAIGAAWSGLLANFAAGIFLLVLRPFRVGEEIEAGGVVGIVQEIGLFVTTLDTSDNVRIAVGNNQMFSDNIINYSHHPYRKMTVKVPLMHGVDVRVLQQSLVDRMATVKGVQEKPVPQVEVAEFTFQGPILAVCIFCKPTEYNDTQANVGDAIAEILLAANYTVPTAALLTAPPPQLAKAG